A DNA window from Mus caroli chromosome 8, CAROLI_EIJ_v1.1, whole genome shotgun sequence contains the following coding sequences:
- the N4bp1 gene encoding NEDD4-binding protein 1, producing the protein MAARVVLDEFTAPAEKAALLERSRGRIEALFGVGLAVLGALGAEEPLPARIWLQLRGAQEAVHSAKEYIKGICEPELEEKECYPKAMHCIFVGAQSLFLKSLIQDTCADLCVLDTGLLGIRGSAEAVVMARSHIQQFVKLFESNENLPSNQRESEIKREFRQFVEAHADSYTMDLLILPTSLKKELLSLTQGEESLFETDDDVITVGDVRPPEYTQSAATGPSVARDEVVVQEDSRNKARTPVSELTKQMDTVFSSSPDVLFVPVNGLSPDEDALSKDRVCHKRRSSDTEERHTKKQFSLENVPEGELLPDGKGSAGNEVIDLSDPASNSTNLSPDGKDTTEEMEYNILVNFFKTMGYSQEIVEKVIREYGPSTEPLLLLEEIEKENKRLQEDRDFPPCTVYPDASQSRNAGVGSTTNELTADSTPKKAQSHTEQSMVERFSQLPFKDSKHCTSNCKVNSFRTVPVGQKHEIWGSKQNSSCTVDLETDGHSASASPKDISFVSRGASGHQQRNPAFPENGFQQQTEPLLPNNTKPACEKRSGSCSSPQPKPNYPPLSPPLPLPQLLPSVTEARLGGSSDHIDSSVTGVQRFRDTLKIPYKLELKNEPGRADLKHIVIDGSNVAITHGLKKFFSCRGIAIAVEYFWKLGNRNITVFVPQWRTRRDPNITEQHFLTQLQELGILSLTPARMVFGERIASHDDRFLLHLADKTGGIIVTNDNFREFVTESVSWREIITKRLLQYTFVGDIFMVPDDPLGRNGPRLEEFLRKEAFLRHMQPLLNALPSVGTFDPGFRSPSTQVSNTSHQPPPRIQASSSPWLPQQSHFTPLATLPSMQQNLPLPAQRSSAETSELRAALLKIFPDSEQKLKIDQILAAHPYMKDLNALSALVLD; encoded by the exons GAATATATCAAGGGGATCTGTGAGCCAGAGCTGGAGGAGAAAGAGTGCTACCCCAAGGCCATGCACTGCATTTTTGTCGGGGCACAGAGCCTCTTTTTGAAGAGCTTAATTCAGGATACATGTGCTGACCTCTGTGTTTTAGATACTGGGCTTCTTGGCATCCGAGGAAGCGCTGAAGCTGTGGTCATGGCCAGGAGTCACATTCAGCAGTTTGTGAAGCTCTTTGAGAGCAACGAGAACCTCCCCAGTAATCAGAGAGAGTCGGAAATCAAACGGGAATTCAGACAGTTTGTTGAAGCCCACGCAGACAGTTACACAATGGACCTGTTGATTCTGCCTACTTCCTTGAAGAAGGAACTACTGAGTCTCACACAAGGGGAAGAGAGTCTGTTTGAAACAGATGATGATGTCATTACTGTTGGAGATGTGCGGCCACCAGAGTACACACAGAGTGCTGCCACAGGACCGAGTGTTGCTAGAGATGAAGTTGTTGTACAGGAAGATTCTAGAAATAAAGCTAGGACCCCTGTTTCTGAGCTTACAAAACAAATGGACACAGTCTTCTCTAGTTCACCAGATGTGCTTTTTGTTCCGGTGAATGGCCTAAGTCCAGACGAAGATGCTCTTTCCAAAGATAGAGTTTGTCACAAGAGGAGATCTTCTGATACGGAAGAAAGGCACACCAAGAAGCAGTTTTCCTTGGAGAATGTTCCAGAAGGGGAGCTTTTGCCAGATGGTAAGGGGTCAGCTGGAAATGAAGTCATTGACCTGTCTGATCCTGCTTCAAACTCTACAAATCTAAGCCCTGATGGAAAAGACACTACAGAAGAAATGGAATACAATATCCTTGTTAACTTCTTTAAAACCATGGGCTATTCCCAAGAGATTGTTGAAAAGGTCATTAGGGAGTATGGGCCTTCTACAGAACCATTATTACTCTTAGaggaaattgaaaaagaaaataaaagactccAAGAAGACCGAGACTTTCCACCTTGCACTGTGTATCCAGATGCCAGTCAGAGCAGAAATGCAGGGGTTGGGAGCACCACAAATGAGCTCACAGCAGACTCCACGCCAAAGAAAGCACAGAGTCACACAGAGCAAAGTATGGTGGAGAGATTCTCGCAGTTACCGTTCAAAGACTCTAAACACTGTACCTCAAATTGCAAAGTTAATTCTTTCAGAACAGTGCCAGTAGGACAGAAACATGAAATCTGGGGTTCAAAGCAGAACTCAAGTTGTACTGTGGACCTGGAAACTGATGGCCACTCGGCCTCTGCCAGCCCTAAAGACATCAGTTTTGTTTCAAGGGGAGCTTCAGGGCACCAACAGAGAAACCCAGCTTTTCCTGAAAATGGTTTTCAACAGCAAACAGAACCTTTGCTTCCAAATAATACGAAGCCTGCCTGTGAAAAGCGTTCTGGCTCCTGTAGCTCTCCTCAGCCTAAGCCAAATTATCCCCCACTTTCTCCACCACTGCCGCTGCCCCAGCTGCTACCTTCAGTTACTGAGGCTCGATTGGGAGGGTCCTCTGATCATATCGATTCCTCAGTTACAGGGGTTCAAAGATTTCGAGATACCTTAAAAATACCATACAAGCTGGAATTAAAAAACGAACCAGGACGAGCAGATTTGAAGCATATTGTTATAGATGGAAGTAATGTTGCAATTAC CCACGGTCTGAAAAAGTTCTTTAGTTGCCGTGGAATAGCAATTGCAGTTGAGTATTTTTGGAAGCTCGGCAACAGGAACATCACTGTGTTTGTCCCACAGTGGAGAACAAGACGGGATCCTAATATCACAG AACAGCACTTCTTAACCCAGCTCCAAGAGCTTGGAATATTATCTTTAACTCCTGCCCGGATGGTCTTTGGAGAAAGAATTGCTTCTCATGATGACAG GTTTCTACTGCACTTAGCGGACAAGACTGGGGGTATAATTGTAACAAACGATAACTTCAGAGAGTTTGTGACCGAGTCGGTGTCCTGGAGAGAAATTATTACCAAAAG ACTGCTTCAGTACACGTTCGTGGGGGACATATTTATGGTTCCTGATGACCCTCTGGGAAGAAACGGACCTCGACTAGAAGAATTTCTTCGAAAGGAGGCCTTTCTTAG ACACATGCAGCCGCTACTCAATGCCCTGCCAAGTGTGGGCACATTTGACCCTGGCTTCCGGAGTCCCAGCACGCAGGTATCCAACACCAGCCACCAGCCTCCACCCCGGATCCAGGCCTCTTCAAGCCCTTGGCTTCCCCAGCAGTCCCACTTCACACCTCTGGCCACCCTTCCCAGTATGCAGCAGAACCTCCCCCTGCCAGCACAGAGATCTTCTGCGGAGACCAGCGAGCTGAGGGCGGCGCTGCTAAAGATCTTCCCTGACTCTGAGCAAAAACTGAAGATCGACCAGATCCTGGCAGCTCATCCATACATGAAAGACCTGAATGCCCTGTCTGCCCTGGTGTTGGACTGA